A part of Nocardioides sp. WS12 genomic DNA contains:
- a CDS encoding LysR family transcriptional regulator, whose translation MNIQQLRYVVATVDHGSMTAAAAAVFVAQPALSRAIRHLERELGITIFERSGRGVTLSPEGAELVRRARGVLASIDALQSVASTTDHAAPLVIAASPTLQAALAVPILAALRDHGVAMPSRLVGCSSSAEVVDLVTAGTADLGICDSAVTSDLVQVTIGRAEIRLYSPVALELPDRVRMADLAGLPLVLPTAGSKRRAALDGFFARAGVVPEVAVETDERNVWLAAVTAGLASCIWHSVEAARAPVPGVVVRSFDPPIHRPLTTVHRAGDASPALGPLLEVVRQMSALVG comes from the coding sequence ATGAACATCCAGCAGTTGCGGTACGTCGTCGCGACGGTCGACCACGGGAGCATGACCGCCGCGGCGGCGGCCGTGTTCGTCGCCCAGCCAGCGCTGAGCCGGGCCATCCGCCACCTCGAGCGCGAGCTCGGCATCACGATCTTCGAGCGGTCCGGTCGCGGCGTGACCTTGAGTCCCGAAGGCGCCGAACTGGTGCGCCGTGCCCGCGGCGTCCTGGCCAGCATCGACGCGTTGCAGTCGGTGGCCAGCACCACCGATCACGCTGCACCGCTGGTCATCGCCGCGTCGCCGACGCTGCAGGCCGCGCTCGCCGTACCGATCCTTGCGGCCCTGCGGGACCACGGTGTCGCGATGCCGTCACGACTGGTCGGCTGCAGCAGTTCGGCCGAAGTCGTCGACCTGGTCACCGCCGGGACGGCTGACCTCGGGATCTGCGACAGCGCCGTGACGTCCGATCTGGTGCAGGTGACCATCGGCCGCGCCGAGATCCGGCTCTACTCCCCCGTTGCGCTCGAGTTGCCGGATCGGGTCCGGATGGCCGACCTCGCCGGCCTGCCCCTCGTCCTCCCGACCGCCGGCAGCAAGCGACGGGCCGCCCTGGACGGATTCTTCGCCCGCGCCGGAGTGGTGCCGGAGGTGGCCGTCGAGACCGACGAACGCAACGTCTGGCTGGCTGCCGTGACCGCAGGCCTGGCGTCCTGCATCTGGCACAGCGTTGAAGCCGCCCGGGCGCCGGTGCCGGGCGTCGTCGTCCGCAGTTTCGATCCGCCCATCCATCGCCCGCTCACGACGGTGCATCGCGCGGGTGATGCGTCACCCGCCCTGGGTCCACTGCTCGAAGTGGTGCGGCAGATGAGCGCTCTCGTCGGCTGA
- a CDS encoding acetolactate synthase large subunit, translating into MTEQQGSGETITGAQSLIRSLEAAGVTDIFGIPGGAILPAYDPLMDSSIRHILVRHEQGAGHAAQGYASASGRVGVCMATSGPGATNLVTPIADAHMDSVPMVAITGQVGAAMIGTDAFQEADIRGITMPITKHNFLVTDPAEIPMKIAEAFHIASTGRPGPVLVDVTKSALQAMTSYQWPTELNLPGYRPVTRPHAKQIREAARLMLESRKPVLYVGGGTIRSGASKELLTLAELTGIPVVTTLMARGAFPDSHPQHLGMPGMHGTVAAVGALQKSDLIISLGARFDDRVTGNLDSFAPHAKIIHADIDPAEIGKNRYTDVPIVGDVREVLIDLVTTLRTEQDAGNTGDYEGWVAFCAGMKQQYPVGYDTPETGLSPQYVIERLGVLSGPDTIYTAGVGQHQMWAAHYVKYERPNTWINSGGLGTMGFAVPGAMGAKVAMPDQTVWAIDGDGCFQMTNQELATCAINDIPIKVAIINNESLGMVRQWQTLFYNSRYSNTDLHSKRIPDFVKLADAYGCVGLSCDNPGDVDATIEKAMSINDQPVVVDFRVFRDAMVWPMVAAGTSNDEIQYARDLAPQFDEDDV; encoded by the coding sequence ATGACTGAGCAGCAGGGCTCGGGCGAGACCATCACCGGCGCGCAGAGCCTGATCCGTTCGCTGGAGGCGGCCGGTGTCACGGACATCTTCGGCATCCCCGGCGGCGCGATCCTCCCCGCGTACGACCCCCTGATGGACAGCAGCATCCGGCACATCCTCGTCCGCCACGAGCAGGGTGCCGGCCACGCGGCGCAGGGCTATGCCTCGGCGTCCGGCCGCGTCGGCGTCTGCATGGCCACCTCGGGCCCCGGTGCGACGAACCTGGTCACGCCGATCGCCGATGCCCACATGGACTCCGTGCCCATGGTCGCCATCACCGGTCAGGTGGGTGCCGCGATGATCGGCACCGACGCCTTCCAGGAAGCCGACATCCGCGGCATCACGATGCCGATCACCAAGCACAACTTCCTGGTGACCGACCCGGCCGAGATCCCGATGAAGATCGCCGAGGCGTTCCACATCGCCTCGACCGGTCGTCCGGGCCCGGTCCTGGTCGACGTCACCAAGTCGGCCCTGCAGGCGATGACCAGCTACCAGTGGCCGACGGAGCTCAACCTCCCCGGCTACCGCCCCGTCACCCGTCCGCACGCGAAGCAGATTCGCGAAGCCGCGCGCCTCATGCTCGAGTCGCGCAAGCCCGTCCTGTACGTCGGCGGCGGCACCATCCGCTCCGGCGCCTCCAAGGAACTGCTGACCCTCGCCGAGCTCACCGGCATCCCGGTCGTCACCACCCTGATGGCCCGCGGCGCGTTCCCCGACAGCCACCCGCAGCACCTCGGCATGCCCGGCATGCACGGCACCGTGGCCGCAGTCGGTGCGTTGCAGAAGAGCGACCTGATCATCAGCCTGGGCGCCCGCTTCGACGACCGGGTGACCGGCAACCTGGACTCCTTCGCGCCGCACGCCAAGATCATCCACGCGGACATCGACCCGGCGGAGATCGGCAAGAACCGCTACACGGACGTCCCGATCGTGGGCGACGTCCGTGAGGTCCTCATCGACCTGGTCACCACGCTGCGCACCGAGCAGGACGCCGGCAACACGGGCGACTACGAGGGCTGGGTGGCGTTCTGCGCCGGCATGAAGCAGCAGTACCCGGTCGGCTACGACACCCCCGAGACGGGCCTCTCGCCGCAGTACGTCATCGAGCGCCTCGGCGTGCTCTCGGGCCCCGACACGATCTACACCGCCGGCGTCGGCCAGCACCAGATGTGGGCCGCGCACTACGTCAAGTACGAGCGCCCCAACACGTGGATCAACTCCGGTGGCCTCGGCACGATGGGCTTCGCGGTCCCCGGCGCCATGGGCGCCAAGGTCGCCATGCCCGACCAGACCGTGTGGGCGATCGACGGCGACGGCTGCTTCCAGATGACCAATCAGGAGCTCGCCACCTGTGCGATCAACGACATCCCGATCAAGGTCGCGATCATCAACAACGAGTCGCTCGGCATGGTGCGGCAGTGGCAGACGCTGTTCTACAACTCGCGCTACTCCAACACCGACCTGCACTCGAAGCGAATCCCCGACTTCGTGAAGCTCGCTGACGCCTACGGCTGCGTGGGCCTGTCCTGCGACAACCCGGGCGACGTCGACGCGACCATCGAGAAGGCCATGTCGATCAACGACCAGCCGGTGGTCGTCGACTTCCGCGTGTTCCGCGACGCCATGGTGTGGCCGATGGTCGCCGCAGGAACCAGCAACGATGAGATTCAGTACGCGCGTGACCTCGCGCCCCAGTTCGATGAGGACGATGTCTGA
- the ilvN gene encoding acetolactate synthase small subunit — MAQHTLSVLVENKPGVLARISALFSRRGFNIESLAVGPTEHAEISRMTIVVNVDESPLEQVTKQLNKLVEVIKIVELDAASSVTRELVMVKVGATADNRGEVLDITQLFKAKVIDVASDAITMQVVGNSDKIADLLRVLEPFGIRELVQSGMVAISRGSRSISERGKPVAVPVPPAANA; from the coding sequence ATGGCGCAGCACACCCTGTCGGTCCTGGTCGAGAACAAGCCGGGCGTCCTGGCCCGGATCTCGGCACTGTTCAGCCGTCGCGGCTTCAACATCGAATCGCTCGCGGTCGGCCCGACCGAGCACGCCGAGATCTCGCGGATGACGATCGTCGTGAACGTCGACGAGTCGCCGCTCGAGCAGGTCACCAAGCAGCTCAACAAGCTGGTCGAGGTGATCAAGATCGTCGAGCTCGATGCGGCGTCCTCGGTCACCCGTGAGCTGGTCATGGTCAAGGTCGGCGCGACGGCGGACAACCGCGGCGAGGTCCTCGACATCACCCAGCTGTTCAAGGCCAAGGTGATCGACGTCGCTTCGGACGCGATCACCATGCAGGTCGTCGGCAACTCCGACAAGATCGCAGACCTGCTGCGCGTGCTCGAACCCTTCGGGATTCGCGAGCTCGTGCAGTCCGGCATGGTGGCCATCAGCCGCGGCTCGCGGTCGATCTCCGAGCGTGGCAAGCCGGTCGCCGTACCGGTTCCGCCCGCTGCCAACGCCTGA
- a CDS encoding CHAD domain-containing protein, translating to MTHALPDGQPAFSGGDMLTAVVVDLSRMITDRRGPALADESDAVHQLRTSVRRMRNVLAAFGPCFDEDLAEKFAVVLAAYGGLLGECRDLEVRAADAAAALEATGQGDLYDSVVAPLLADHDRAHAALVVWHRAGGAESLDALLAHWSAEPPLTSRADRPATKVAVRAVRRQLKRVLDRVDRLGGEDTAEAEEAVHALRRAARRLRHTADAVEGVDGVDGAARVGDLGQRIQGLLGDHRDAVLLADHVRQCAAGVADRTSYDRVIGHAVTLADDAMAGLDGALADLRGVVVP from the coding sequence GTGACCCACGCGTTGCCGGACGGGCAACCGGCCTTCTCGGGCGGCGACATGCTGACGGCTGTCGTCGTCGACCTGAGCCGGATGATCACGGACCGACGAGGACCGGCACTCGCTGACGAGTCGGATGCGGTGCACCAACTCCGGACCTCGGTCCGCCGGATGCGCAACGTGCTCGCGGCCTTCGGCCCCTGTTTCGACGAGGATCTGGCCGAGAAGTTCGCCGTCGTGCTCGCGGCCTACGGCGGGCTGCTGGGGGAGTGCCGCGACCTCGAGGTGCGGGCTGCCGATGCTGCTGCGGCGCTGGAAGCGACCGGGCAGGGCGACCTGTACGACAGCGTGGTCGCTCCGCTGCTGGCCGATCACGACCGGGCCCACGCCGCGCTCGTCGTCTGGCATCGGGCCGGTGGTGCGGAAAGCCTCGACGCCCTTCTTGCGCACTGGTCCGCCGAGCCGCCGCTGACGAGTCGGGCCGACCGGCCCGCCACGAAGGTCGCCGTGAGAGCGGTACGCCGCCAACTCAAGCGGGTGCTCGACCGGGTCGACCGGCTCGGCGGCGAGGACACCGCCGAGGCGGAAGAGGCTGTGCACGCCCTGCGTCGCGCGGCCCGGCGACTGCGGCACACGGCCGACGCCGTCGAGGGAGTCGATGGCGTCGACGGCGCGGCCCGGGTCGGCGACCTCGGCCAGCGCATCCAGGGTCTGCTCGGCGATCACCGCGACGCGGTGTTGCTGGCCGACCACGTGCGGCAGTGCGCTGCGGGTGTGGCCGACCGGACGTCGTACGACCGGGTGATCGGGCACGCAGTGACCCTCGCGGACGACGCGATGGCCGGGCTCGATGGCGCCCTGGCGGACCTCCGTGGGGTGGTCGTCCCGTGA
- the pta gene encoding phosphate acetyltransferase, with protein sequence MARSVYVTSPEGHTGKSSVALGLVELFAPQVRVGVFRPIARADEHSDSVLALLLGHDGVDLEYDQCIGVTYDDVHADPEAALARIIERYRRIEDLCDVVVIVGSDYTDVAGPAELAYNARIAANLGSAVVLVVSAVDRHAGDVRQMVDIATAELRAGHAEVVAVVANRADPAELEAVQAALEGVTVPTWVMPNVPLLSAPTLGDLVEAVDGALLAGDPELLEREAEHIIVGGMTMEHVLDRIVDGAVVVVPGDRSDVVLAMVAAHAAEGFASLAGLILNGGYLPSDSVRRLIGGRGQRLPIVTTSLGTFDATRRVAETKGLLSTGSQRKLDTARSTFTQHVDGAALLAAVNVPRAEVVTPLMFEYDLIERARADRRHVVLPEGDDDRILRAASTLLAREVADLTILGDEAAIRARGSELGLDLAAAKVLSPLDPELRDRFADVYAELRAAKGMTVDRAREIVSDVSYFGTLMVQLGLADGMVSGARHTTAHTIKPSFEIVKTIEGVSIVSSVFFMCLEDRVLVYGDCAVNPDPTAEQLADIAISSAATAAQFGVTPRIAMLSYSTGESGSGADVDKVRKATELVHARAPHLVVDGPIQYDAAVDVSVAKSKLPDSEVAGKATVFIFPDLNTGNNTYKAVQRSAGAVAVGPVLQGLRKPVNDLSRGALVQDIVNTVAITAIQAQGTS encoded by the coding sequence ATGGCGCGCAGCGTCTACGTCACCTCCCCGGAGGGCCACACCGGCAAGTCGTCGGTCGCCCTCGGACTCGTCGAACTCTTCGCGCCCCAGGTGCGGGTCGGGGTCTTCCGGCCGATCGCCCGCGCCGATGAGCACAGCGACTCGGTGCTCGCGCTGCTCCTCGGGCACGACGGCGTCGACCTCGAATACGACCAGTGCATCGGCGTCACGTACGACGACGTCCATGCCGACCCGGAAGCGGCGCTGGCCCGGATCATCGAGCGCTATCGCCGCATCGAGGACCTCTGCGACGTGGTGGTGATCGTCGGATCCGACTACACCGACGTCGCCGGTCCCGCCGAACTCGCCTACAACGCGCGGATCGCGGCCAACCTGGGCTCGGCCGTCGTGCTTGTCGTCTCGGCCGTGGATCGCCACGCCGGCGACGTACGCCAGATGGTCGACATCGCGACGGCCGAACTCCGCGCCGGACATGCCGAGGTGGTGGCCGTGGTGGCCAACCGGGCTGACCCGGCCGAACTGGAGGCGGTGCAGGCGGCCCTCGAGGGCGTCACCGTCCCGACCTGGGTGATGCCGAATGTCCCGCTGCTGTCGGCGCCCACCCTCGGCGACCTGGTCGAAGCGGTGGACGGCGCGTTGCTCGCCGGGGACCCCGAACTGCTCGAGCGCGAGGCCGAGCACATCATCGTCGGCGGCATGACCATGGAACACGTCCTCGACCGGATCGTCGACGGCGCCGTCGTGGTGGTGCCGGGCGACCGCTCGGACGTCGTCCTGGCGATGGTTGCGGCCCACGCAGCCGAGGGCTTCGCGTCGTTGGCTGGCCTGATCCTCAACGGTGGCTACCTCCCCTCCGATTCGGTACGACGCCTGATCGGCGGGCGGGGCCAGCGACTGCCGATCGTCACCACCTCGCTCGGCACCTTTGACGCGACCCGTCGCGTGGCGGAGACGAAAGGACTGCTGTCGACCGGCTCGCAGCGCAAGCTCGACACGGCCCGCTCCACGTTCACCCAGCACGTCGATGGTGCGGCCCTGCTCGCGGCCGTGAACGTGCCGCGCGCGGAGGTCGTCACGCCGCTGATGTTCGAGTACGACCTCATCGAACGCGCCCGCGCCGACCGGCGCCACGTCGTACTCCCGGAGGGTGACGACGACCGGATCCTGCGCGCCGCGAGCACGCTGCTCGCTCGCGAGGTCGCGGACCTGACGATCCTCGGCGACGAGGCCGCGATCCGCGCTCGCGGCAGTGAGTTGGGCCTCGACCTGGCCGCCGCGAAGGTGCTGTCGCCGCTCGACCCCGAACTGCGTGACCGGTTCGCCGACGTCTACGCCGAACTGCGGGCGGCCAAGGGAATGACGGTCGACCGGGCCCGGGAGATCGTCTCCGACGTCTCCTACTTCGGCACCCTGATGGTGCAGCTCGGCCTCGCCGACGGGATGGTCTCCGGTGCCCGGCACACGACGGCGCACACCATCAAGCCGTCCTTCGAGATCGTGAAGACGATCGAGGGCGTCTCGATCGTGTCGTCGGTGTTCTTCATGTGCCTCGAGGACCGGGTGCTGGTCTACGGCGACTGCGCCGTCAATCCCGACCCGACCGCCGAACAACTCGCCGACATCGCGATCTCGTCGGCAGCGACAGCCGCCCAGTTCGGCGTGACGCCGCGGATCGCGATGTTGTCCTACTCGACGGGCGAGTCCGGCTCGGGCGCCGACGTCGACAAGGTGCGCAAGGCCACCGAACTCGTGCATGCGCGGGCGCCGCACCTGGTGGTCGACGGCCCGATCCAGTACGACGCCGCGGTCGACGTGTCGGTGGCGAAGTCGAAGTTGCCGGACTCCGAAGTGGCGGGCAAGGCAACGGTCTTCATCTTCCCGGACCTCAACACGGGCAACAACACCTACAAGGCCGTGCAGCGCTCGGCGGGCGCGGTGGCTGTCGGCCCGGTGCTGCAGGGCCTGCGCAAGCCGGTCAACGACCTGTCGCGCGGCGCTCTGGTCCAGGACATCGTCAACACGGTCGCGATCACCGCGATCCAGGCACAGGGCACCTCGTGA
- a CDS encoding acetate kinase has product MTTRVLVINSGSSSLKYQVVDAADGDVLATGLVERIGAAGGVITHEVQGEKHVLDRVVPDHDAAMAAMTEAFADHGPQLHEVGLIAIGHRVVQGGEEYGRPVVIDDDVVRVVTELVDLAPLHNPANLAGIRVARAEFPDLPHVAVFDTSFHSTMPARAYTYAIDAEVAREHRVRRYGFHGTSHAYVSREAARLLGRTPEQTNVIVLHLGNGASATAVRGGASIDTSMGLTPLEGLVMGTRSGDVDPAIVFHLARTAGMDIDDIDDLLNKRSGVLGLSGRQDMRDLVAAAESGDAAAEQALDVYCYRLRKYVGAYTAALGRVDAVVFTAGVGENSAPVRARALEGLSVLGIELDAGANAAPDRSARDIATPGSRVRVLVVPTNEELEIARQAAEVVSR; this is encoded by the coding sequence GTGACGACCCGGGTGCTGGTGATCAACTCCGGTTCCTCGTCGCTGAAGTACCAGGTGGTCGACGCCGCCGACGGGGACGTCCTGGCGACGGGTCTGGTCGAGCGGATCGGCGCCGCGGGTGGGGTGATCACGCACGAGGTCCAGGGGGAGAAGCACGTCCTCGACCGCGTCGTACCTGACCACGATGCGGCGATGGCTGCGATGACCGAGGCGTTCGCCGACCACGGACCGCAGTTGCACGAGGTGGGGTTGATCGCCATCGGACATCGCGTGGTGCAGGGCGGTGAGGAGTACGGCCGCCCTGTCGTGATCGACGACGACGTCGTGCGGGTCGTCACCGAACTGGTCGACCTCGCTCCGCTGCACAACCCGGCCAACCTGGCGGGGATCCGGGTGGCCCGGGCGGAGTTCCCGGACCTGCCGCACGTCGCGGTCTTCGACACGTCCTTCCACAGCACGATGCCGGCCCGTGCCTACACGTACGCGATCGACGCCGAGGTGGCGCGCGAGCACCGGGTCCGCCGCTACGGCTTCCACGGGACCTCGCACGCCTACGTCTCCCGCGAGGCCGCCCGTCTGTTGGGTCGCACGCCAGAACAGACCAACGTGATCGTGCTGCACCTCGGCAACGGTGCGTCCGCGACCGCAGTCCGCGGCGGCGCGTCCATCGACACGTCGATGGGCCTGACGCCCCTGGAGGGGCTCGTGATGGGCACCCGCAGCGGCGACGTCGACCCGGCGATCGTCTTCCACCTCGCCCGCACCGCCGGCATGGACATCGACGACATCGACGACCTGCTCAACAAGCGCTCGGGCGTCCTCGGCCTCTCGGGTCGCCAGGACATGCGCGACCTGGTCGCGGCCGCCGAGAGCGGTGACGCCGCAGCCGAGCAGGCGCTCGACGTCTACTGCTACCGCCTGCGAAAGTACGTCGGCGCCTACACCGCCGCGCTCGGCCGGGTCGACGCGGTCGTCTTCACCGCCGGGGTGGGGGAGAACTCCGCGCCGGTGCGGGCACGGGCGCTCGAGGGGCTGTCGGTCCTCGGGATCGAGTTGGACGCCGGGGCGAATGCGGCGCCCGACCGGTCCGCGCGCGACATCGCGACCCCCGGCTCGCGGGTGCGGGTGCTCGTCGTACCGACGAACGAAGAGCTGGAGATCGCCCGGCAGGCGGCCGAGGTCGTCAGTCGCTGA
- a CDS encoding helix-turn-helix transcriptional regulator: MAAKRSDLSWETYARELGHNLHRARMARDLSQERVAHLAGLAGYTYQKFEKGESRPGTPMNPRLNTLIALSQVLEVPLVELLPDFDPEVLEGQR, translated from the coding sequence GTGGCGGCGAAGCGTTCTGACCTCAGCTGGGAGACCTATGCCCGTGAACTCGGGCACAACCTGCACCGGGCCCGGATGGCGCGGGATCTCAGTCAGGAGCGTGTCGCGCACCTGGCCGGGTTGGCGGGCTACACGTACCAGAAGTTCGAGAAGGGCGAGTCCCGCCCGGGCACACCGATGAACCCGCGACTGAACACGTTGATCGCGCTCAGCCAGGTCCTCGAGGTCCCGCTGGTCGAGCTCCTGCCGGACTTTGATCCAGAGGTCCTCGAAGGCCAGCGTTGA
- the ilvC gene encoding ketol-acid reductoisomerase, translating to MAEIFYDDDADLSLIQGKNVAVIGYGSQGHAHALNLRDSGVDVRVGLKEGSKSRAKAEEQGLRVLSVADAVEEADVIVILAPDQFQRHIYAESIEPHIAEGDTLVFGHGFNIRFGYIKPPAGVDVILVAPKAPGHTVRREYVAGRGIPDIIAVEQDASGTAWELAKSYAKGIGGTRAGVIKTTFTEETETDLFGEQAVLCGGVSQLVQYGYETLTEAGYQGEIAYFEVLHELKLIVDLMWEGGIAKQRWSVSDTAEYGDYVSGPRVIDPSVKENMKAVLGDIQSGAFAERFIGDQDAGAPEFLALRAKGAAHPIEEVGKTLRGHFSWKQTDDDYTEGSAAR from the coding sequence GTGGCTGAGATTTTCTACGACGACGACGCCGACCTGTCCCTGATCCAGGGCAAGAACGTCGCCGTCATCGGTTACGGCAGCCAGGGCCACGCCCACGCGCTGAACCTCCGCGACTCGGGCGTCGACGTCCGCGTCGGCCTGAAGGAGGGCTCCAAGAGCCGTGCCAAGGCCGAGGAGCAGGGCCTGCGTGTCCTCTCGGTCGCCGACGCCGTCGAGGAAGCCGACGTCATCGTCATCCTCGCGCCGGACCAGTTCCAGCGCCACATCTACGCCGAGTCGATCGAGCCGCACATTGCTGAGGGCGACACCCTCGTCTTCGGCCACGGCTTCAACATCCGCTTCGGCTACATCAAGCCCCCGGCCGGCGTCGACGTCATCCTCGTCGCCCCGAAGGCCCCGGGCCACACCGTGCGTCGCGAGTACGTCGCCGGCCGCGGCATCCCGGACATCATCGCCGTCGAGCAGGACGCGTCGGGCACCGCGTGGGAGCTCGCCAAGTCCTACGCCAAGGGCATCGGTGGCACCCGCGCGGGCGTCATCAAGACGACCTTCACCGAGGAGACCGAGACCGACCTGTTCGGTGAGCAGGCCGTCCTCTGCGGTGGCGTCTCGCAGCTCGTCCAGTACGGCTACGAGACCCTGACCGAAGCCGGCTACCAGGGCGAGATCGCCTACTTCGAGGTCCTCCACGAGCTCAAGCTCATCGTCGACCTCATGTGGGAGGGCGGCATCGCCAAGCAGCGCTGGTCGGTCTCCGACACCGCTGAGTACGGCGACTACGTCTCCGGCCCGCGGGTCATCGACCCGTCGGTGAAGGAGAACATGAAGGCTGTCCTCGGTGACATCCAGAGCGGCGCGTTCGCCGAGCGGTTCATCGGCGACCAGGACGCCGGCGCGCCGGAGTTCCTCGCGCTGCGGGCCAAGGGCGCTGCCCACCCGATCGAAGAGGTCGGCAAGACGCTGCGCGGTCACTTCTCCTGGAAGCAGACCGACGACGACTACACCGAGGGTTCGGCCGCGCGCTGA
- a CDS encoding 5'/3'-nucleotidase SurE codes for MRSVPSIPASIPMVRRLAAVGLTLVAALAGSVASAPVTGAAPVEAAASAAPALAGLKVVLTNDDSARGLDAGFGTDGKGLYELRRALCNAGADVLVVAPWAQQSGAGARMTSPGFSPIAITVQAVTPPAAYAGDCGAASTGGAVFGVCVAVAPCTSTSPSASPADAVNVALSRFAANYWSDGPDVVLSGTNFGQNIGTTLNHSGTVGAVVTAHEYGVAAIAFSAEVPRDLAQIPNVPFTATANFAVRLLGSLVKWDALTSDLVLNVNHPFVGPGETIGRAVKADVGYSNDLGLSFIDNVPATGGTYRLTVGAPVAETRRNADTTALARNDIPITALDGDWGRSMPIQIALLIASLR; via the coding sequence ATGCGTTCTGTTCCCTCCATCCCCGCGAGCATCCCCATGGTCAGGCGGCTCGCCGCAGTCGGCCTGACCCTCGTCGCGGCTCTCGCCGGCTCGGTCGCGTCGGCTCCGGTGACGGGCGCCGCGCCCGTCGAAGCCGCGGCCTCGGCTGCGCCTGCCCTGGCCGGCCTCAAGGTCGTGTTGACCAACGACGACAGCGCCCGCGGTCTCGACGCCGGTTTCGGTACCGACGGCAAGGGCCTCTACGAGCTGCGCCGCGCGCTCTGCAACGCCGGTGCCGACGTCCTTGTCGTGGCGCCGTGGGCCCAGCAGAGCGGCGCCGGCGCGCGGATGACGTCGCCCGGCTTCTCGCCGATCGCCATCACCGTCCAGGCCGTGACGCCCCCGGCGGCGTACGCCGGTGACTGTGGCGCTGCCTCGACCGGTGGTGCTGTGTTCGGTGTGTGCGTGGCCGTGGCGCCCTGCACCTCGACGTCACCGTCGGCCTCGCCCGCTGACGCCGTGAACGTCGCACTCAGCCGCTTCGCCGCGAACTACTGGTCCGACGGGCCGGACGTGGTGCTCTCCGGCACGAACTTCGGACAGAACATCGGGACCACGCTGAACCACTCCGGCACCGTTGGCGCCGTCGTCACCGCCCATGAGTACGGCGTCGCCGCGATCGCCTTCAGTGCTGAGGTGCCGCGGGACCTGGCCCAGATCCCGAACGTGCCGTTCACCGCCACCGCGAACTTCGCGGTCCGCCTGCTCGGATCCCTGGTCAAGTGGGACGCGCTCACGAGTGACCTGGTCCTCAACGTGAACCACCCGTTCGTCGGACCCGGCGAGACCATCGGTCGCGCCGTCAAGGCTGATGTCGGGTACAGCAACGACCTCGGTCTGAGCTTCATCGACAACGTGCCGGCCACGGGGGGCACCTATCGCCTGACTGTGGGCGCACCGGTGGCGGAGACCCGCCGCAACGCCGACACGACTGCCCTGGCGCGCAACGACATCCCGATCACCGCGCTCGACGGCGACTGGGGCCGGTCCATGCCGATCCAGATCGCCCTGCTCATCGCGTCACTCCGCTGA
- a CDS encoding SGNH/GDSL hydrolase family protein: MTRATVARWTRMRRRTAVPALVAALLGLAATPLISSGAAPVAHAEATPRYQEYVALGDSWSADVVLFDRNGVPDSTHAPVDCFQSHTNYPKLVARTLAIPVFRDATCGSATTEHFAQPQTGLPLGGTNPPQFDRLTPTTDLVTVGIGGNDAEVASGAVSCISASPISIPTPVLPFPDVIPLIDESSLPLGGCKERFTAGGFDQLADNVAATEDKVVAALKEIKRRSPRARVLLVNYLDAIPVRGCWPIVPITNTDMAYLNSVFVKLNAMLAEAARRGGAELVDTHPLSTGHHVCTGPLTRYVEGLGVISLNDLAVAVPAHPNAAGARSQARSVLQQIER; the protein is encoded by the coding sequence GTGACGCGCGCCACAGTCGCTCGTTGGACCCGCATGCGCCGTCGTACCGCCGTGCCTGCCCTCGTTGCTGCCCTGCTCGGACTGGCTGCCACTCCCCTGATCTCCTCAGGCGCCGCTCCGGTGGCGCACGCCGAGGCCACCCCGCGCTATCAGGAGTACGTCGCCCTCGGCGACTCGTGGTCGGCCGATGTGGTGCTCTTCGACCGCAACGGCGTGCCGGACTCGACGCATGCGCCGGTGGACTGCTTCCAGTCGCACACCAACTACCCGAAGCTCGTGGCCCGCACCCTGGCGATCCCGGTGTTCCGGGACGCGACCTGCGGCTCGGCGACCACCGAGCACTTCGCCCAGCCGCAGACCGGGCTGCCGCTCGGTGGCACCAACCCGCCGCAGTTCGACCGGCTGACGCCCACGACCGACCTGGTGACCGTCGGGATCGGCGGCAATGACGCAGAGGTGGCGTCCGGCGCGGTCTCCTGCATCTCCGCATCGCCGATCAGCATCCCGACGCCCGTGCTGCCCTTCCCGGACGTGATCCCGCTGATCGACGAGTCCTCTCTGCCGCTGGGCGGGTGCAAGGAGCGGTTCACCGCGGGCGGCTTCGACCAACTCGCCGACAACGTCGCCGCAACCGAGGACAAGGTCGTCGCCGCGCTCAAGGAGATCAAGCGCCGTTCACCCCGCGCACGGGTCCTGTTGGTGAACTACCTGGACGCGATCCCGGTCCGCGGTTGCTGGCCGATCGTGCCGATCACCAACACCGACATGGCGTACCTGAACTCCGTGTTCGTCAAGCTCAACGCGATGCTGGCCGAGGCCGCACGGCGCGGCGGTGCGGAACTGGTGGACACCCACCCGCTGAGCACCGGCCATCACGTGTGCACGGGTCCGCTGACCCGGTACGTCGAAGGCCTCGGCGTCATCTCGCTCAACGATCTCGCGGTCGCCGTACCGGCGCACCCGAACGCGGCAGGCGCCCGGTCCCAGGCGCGATCCGTGCTGCAGCAGATCGAGCGCTGA